One part of the Streptomyces lienomycini genome encodes these proteins:
- a CDS encoding GlxA family transcriptional regulator: MPSPRLRRVAVLVLEGAKPLDVGIPAQVFTTRASMPYEVRVCGAAPGLVTGGDGLSYHVAHGVEALAWADVVFLPGYRSPDVDDPPRDVVDALTAAHDRGARLAAISTGAFALAATGLLDGRRATTHWHYTRALAAKHPRVRVDENVLFVDEGSVLTSAGAASGIDLCLHILRGDLGVAASNHAARRLVAAPYRSGGQAQYVPRSVPEPLGERFAATREWALRRLGEPLGLETLARHAAVSPRTLSRRFVEDTGYTPMQWIMRARIDMARELLERSERGVEQIAADVGLGTGANLRLHFQRILGTTPSEYRRTFARGE; encoded by the coding sequence CGTCCTCGTGCTCGAAGGCGCGAAACCCCTCGACGTCGGCATTCCGGCGCAGGTCTTCACGACGCGCGCGAGCATGCCCTACGAGGTACGGGTGTGCGGGGCGGCCCCCGGGCTGGTGACCGGCGGCGACGGCCTGTCGTACCACGTCGCCCACGGCGTCGAGGCCCTGGCGTGGGCCGACGTGGTCTTCCTCCCCGGGTACCGGTCCCCCGACGTCGACGACCCGCCGCGCGACGTCGTCGACGCGCTGACGGCGGCCCACGACCGGGGCGCGCGACTCGCCGCGATCTCCACGGGCGCGTTCGCGCTGGCCGCCACCGGCCTGCTCGACGGCAGGAGGGCCACCACGCACTGGCACTACACGCGGGCCCTCGCCGCGAAGCATCCACGCGTACGGGTCGACGAGAACGTGCTGTTCGTGGACGAGGGCAGCGTCCTGACGTCCGCGGGCGCCGCCTCGGGCATCGACCTGTGCCTGCACATCCTGCGCGGCGACCTCGGGGTGGCCGCGTCGAACCACGCCGCCCGCCGCCTCGTCGCGGCCCCCTACCGCAGCGGCGGTCAGGCCCAGTACGTGCCGCGCAGCGTGCCCGAACCCCTGGGCGAGCGGTTCGCCGCCACCCGGGAATGGGCACTGCGCCGGCTCGGCGAGCCCCTCGGTCTGGAGACGCTGGCCCGGCACGCGGCGGTGTCGCCGCGCACCCTCTCCCGGCGCTTCGTGGAGGACACCGGGTACACGCCGATGCAGTGGATCATGCGGGCCCGGATCGACATGGCCCGTGAGCTGCTCGAACGCTCGGAGCGCGGCGTCGAGCAGATCGCCGCGGACGTCGGCCTGGGCACCGGCGCCAACCTGCGGCTGCACTTCCAGCGCATTCTGGGCACCACCCCCAGCGAGTACCGGCGCACCTTCGCCCGGGGCGAGTAG